The following are from one region of the Haloactinomyces albus genome:
- a CDS encoding LCP family protein: MALISVVILGTTGYAWGTFRNLNSGLQGNDVINETLTAPDGATDILLIGNDSRTDAQGNPLPDEVLSKLRASDDGGGDLTDTMILVRIPNGGQRASAVSFPRDTRVEMPENYGTHKLNSAYARAKAEAADNLKQQGLTDQQVIEQRATTRGQKFLIKTIERISGVHIDHYAEVNLLGFYRVTKVIGGVKVCLKNPVDDSEYSGAVFPAGPQVIKGADALAFVRQRHGLPRGDLDRIVRQQVFMSALAKKILSRGTLSNPAKLSELVDALKDSIVLDKDWDILSFAQKMQGIAAGNIKFHTIPLERTGGSGKITIDRQEVQRFVDNLLLPPAERKARQQAAAAAEEKRSRTTVNVYNASDVGGLAGRVLDNLTNEGFDRGVSANADSPMSQSVVRYAPGEQAVAKLAASELGGLATEASDTVESGSVEVYLGSAYSGPGTRNFAGDRTVRLDGMQQSKPRPAQQPHPRQQDQGKQPITAGGVPCVN; this comes from the coding sequence ATGGCATTGATCTCGGTCGTCATCCTGGGGACCACCGGTTACGCCTGGGGTACCTTCCGCAACCTCAATTCCGGCCTGCAGGGCAACGACGTCATCAACGAAACCCTGACGGCGCCGGACGGCGCAACGGACATCCTGCTCATCGGCAATGACAGCCGCACCGATGCCCAGGGGAATCCACTCCCGGACGAGGTCCTGAGCAAGCTTCGAGCCAGTGACGACGGGGGCGGCGACCTCACCGACACGATGATCCTGGTCCGCATTCCCAACGGTGGACAGCGCGCCAGTGCCGTGTCCTTCCCCCGGGACACCCGGGTCGAGATGCCCGAGAACTACGGCACCCACAAGCTCAACTCCGCCTATGCGCGGGCGAAGGCGGAGGCCGCGGACAACCTCAAGCAGCAGGGCCTGACCGATCAACAGGTCATCGAGCAACGGGCCACCACACGCGGCCAGAAGTTCCTCATCAAGACGATCGAGCGGATTTCCGGGGTCCACATCGACCACTACGCCGAGGTCAACCTGCTCGGCTTCTACCGGGTCACCAAGGTCATCGGCGGGGTGAAGGTCTGCCTGAAGAATCCGGTCGACGACAGCGAATACTCCGGTGCCGTGTTCCCGGCAGGGCCACAGGTCATCAAGGGCGCGGACGCGCTGGCCTTCGTGCGCCAGCGGCACGGGCTTCCCCGCGGGGATCTCGATCGCATCGTGCGTCAGCAGGTATTCATGTCCGCCTTGGCCAAAAAGATCCTGTCCCGAGGCACGCTGAGCAACCCGGCGAAGCTGTCCGAACTCGTGGACGCACTCAAGGACTCCATCGTCCTGGACAAGGACTGGGACATCCTCAGCTTCGCCCAGAAAATGCAGGGCATCGCAGCAGGAAACATCAAGTTCCACACCATCCCACTGGAGCGCACCGGCGGCTCCGGGAAGATCACGATCGATCGGCAGGAGGTCCAGCGCTTCGTCGACAACCTGCTGCTTCCGCCCGCCGAGCGCAAGGCCAGACAACAGGCCGCAGCAGCCGCGGAGGAAAAGCGGTCCCGGACCACGGTCAACGTCTACAATGCCTCCGACGTCGGCGGGCTTGCCGGGCGTGTGCTCGACAACCTCACCAATGAGGGTTTCGACAGGGGCGTCAGCGCCAACGCCGACTCGCCGATGTCGCAATCGGTCGTCCGGTATGCGCCGGGCGAGCAAGCCGTCGCCAAGCTGGCCGCGAGCGAGCTCGGGGGGCTAGCGACCGAGGCGAGCGACACCGTGGAATCGGGGAGTGTGGAAGTCTACCTGGGCAGCGCGTACAGCGGGCCCGGTACGCGGAACTTCGCCGGTGACAGGACCGTGCGCCTGGACGGTATGCAGCAGAGCAAGCCCCGGCCCGCACAGCAGCCGCACCCTCGGCAGCAGGACCAGGGCAAGCAGCCGATCACGGCAGGTGGTGTCCCCTGCGTCAACTGA
- a CDS encoding TIGR03089 family protein: MSVTQALLAPMLNTGSPRPLITHYDDATGARVELSRITVANWAAKTANWLVDELDVEPGTPVAVSLPAHWQTAGILLGAWWCGAQVTDAARGAEVALVPAAATGAGEGARTVAAVSLDPLGASATDLPDGVVDYSSEVRVHGDEFTSLAPIPGSTPALLRSTVDEVLAAARDRAAELGIGKNDRVLSTLEWSLPAGVVDGLLTVLAAEGSLVQLTNSTGTNPDRDTLDKRRSDERTTVELGTG, from the coding sequence ATGAGCGTCACCCAAGCACTGCTCGCCCCGATGCTGAACACCGGCTCACCACGGCCGCTGATCACGCACTACGACGATGCCACCGGCGCCCGCGTCGAACTCTCCAGGATCACCGTGGCCAACTGGGCCGCGAAGACGGCGAACTGGCTGGTCGACGAGCTCGATGTCGAGCCGGGTACTCCCGTGGCGGTGTCCCTGCCCGCACACTGGCAGACCGCGGGGATTCTGCTCGGGGCCTGGTGGTGCGGTGCGCAGGTGACCGATGCTGCCCGGGGAGCCGAAGTCGCGCTCGTTCCCGCTGCGGCGACCGGGGCCGGCGAGGGCGCGCGCACGGTGGCCGCGGTCAGCCTGGACCCTCTCGGTGCCTCGGCGACGGATCTGCCCGACGGCGTCGTGGACTACTCCTCCGAAGTCCGTGTGCACGGTGACGAGTTCACATCTCTCGCTCCGATCCCCGGCAGCACACCGGCCCTGCTTCGGTCCACGGTGGATGAGGTGCTCGCTGCCGCGCGGGACCGTGCAGCGGAACTCGGCATCGGCAAGAACGATCGGGTGCTGTCCACCCTGGAGTGGTCTCTGCCCGCAGGCGTCGTCGACGGACTGCTGACCGTGCTGGCGGCCGAGGGATCGCTGGTGCAGCTCACGAACTCCACGGGGACCAATCCCGACCGCGACACGCTGGACAAGCGCCGCTCCGACGAGCGCACCACCGTCGAACTGGGTACCGGCTGA
- a CDS encoding thioesterase family protein produces the protein MSESQSLFQPDGDLFVPTEAAGNPWGELTGGGPVAGLLARAIEQAVDDPERLITRLTVDLMRPVPRRGVAVAHRTLRSGKRLQVIEASLTLDGTEVVHAVAQAVHRSEVGETAPAQQAPFAGPEGLPDGSLLPAGLGLRWGVHDVVEVRWIADQSSEGPSRVWMRMPVPLLPGEPLTPLVHTATLVDCISAASPIGTHFGPWINTDITLYVHRELEGEWLGMEMERDTEPTGVGVTRARLFDRCGPLGVANEAVMVNQLG, from the coding sequence GTGTCGGAATCCCAGTCCCTGTTCCAACCCGATGGCGACCTGTTCGTCCCGACCGAGGCCGCCGGCAATCCCTGGGGAGAGTTGACCGGAGGCGGACCTGTCGCCGGGCTGCTCGCCCGCGCGATCGAGCAAGCGGTCGACGATCCGGAAAGGCTGATCACGCGACTGACCGTCGATCTGATGCGCCCTGTCCCCCGTCGGGGGGTCGCGGTCGCACACAGGACGCTGCGCTCGGGTAAGCGCCTCCAGGTGATCGAAGCAAGCCTCACGCTCGACGGCACCGAGGTGGTCCACGCGGTCGCGCAGGCCGTGCACCGCTCCGAAGTCGGAGAAACCGCACCGGCTCAGCAGGCACCCTTCGCGGGACCGGAAGGCCTGCCGGACGGCTCACTGCTGCCTGCAGGCCTGGGGCTGCGCTGGGGTGTGCACGATGTCGTGGAGGTCCGCTGGATCGCCGACCAGAGCAGCGAGGGACCCAGCAGGGTGTGGATGCGGATGCCGGTGCCGCTGCTGCCGGGGGAGCCGCTGACCCCGCTGGTGCACACGGCGACACTGGTGGACTGCATCAGCGCGGCCAGCCCGATCGGCACGCACTTCGGCCCGTGGATCAACACCGACATCACGCTCTATGTGCACCGGGAACTCGAGGGCGAGTGGCTGGGCATGGAAATGGAGCGGGACACCGAACCCACGGGCGTCGGCGTGACACGGGCGAGGCTGTTCGACCGGTGCGGCCCGCTCGGAGTCGCCAACGAGGCCGTCATGGTCAACCAGCTCGGCTGA
- the purE gene encoding 5-(carboxyamino)imidazole ribonucleotide mutase, with amino-acid sequence MGSDSDWPVMQAAGEALTEFDVPFEAGVYSAHRTPQRMLDYAREAADRGIRAIIAGAGGAAHLPGMVASATVLPVIGVPVPLKHLDGMDSLLSIVQMPAGVPVATVSVGGARNAGLLAVRMLAADSGELGARLRADMAAFQGNLESLVQDKHTALQDELSQDRASE; translated from the coding sequence ATGGGCAGTGACTCGGACTGGCCGGTGATGCAGGCGGCGGGCGAGGCGCTGACCGAGTTCGACGTGCCGTTCGAGGCGGGGGTGTACTCGGCGCACCGTACCCCGCAGCGGATGCTCGACTACGCGCGCGAAGCCGCCGACCGGGGAATCCGAGCCATCATCGCCGGTGCGGGAGGAGCGGCGCACCTGCCGGGCATGGTCGCTTCGGCCACGGTGTTGCCGGTGATCGGCGTGCCCGTCCCGCTGAAGCACCTCGACGGGATGGACTCGCTGCTGTCGATCGTGCAGATGCCCGCCGGTGTGCCGGTCGCCACGGTCTCGGTCGGGGGAGCACGCAATGCGGGACTGCTCGCGGTCCGGATGCTGGCTGCCGACTCCGGGGAACTGGGCGCTCGCCTGCGCGCGGACATGGCGGCCTTCCAGGGCAACCTCGAAAGCCTCGTGCAGGACAAGCACACCGCACTGCAGGATGAGCTCTCCCAGGACAGGGCTTCCGAGTAG
- a CDS encoding DUF397 domain-containing protein, with amino-acid sequence MVDLGPCPHADLAHVPAPSFELRKLRESNGVSRQDAAELLGKAPSQIGHIETMRNLPSAADLEVLLTWYGHPERIEFFRELLKRAKKGCDWWSDFLDTAPEWFSLFLGLESSAVQIDSYDGELRRSSVCASSCGGWRKSSRSQGQNTCVEAATNVSGWVGVRDSKLGEASPVLAFTSAQWRAFVAGAVPHR; translated from the coding sequence ATCGTCGATCTTGGCCCATGTCCCCATGCTGACCTCGCCCATGTCCCTGCTCCTTCGTTCGAGCTGCGTAAACTGCGGGAGTCCAACGGCGTGAGCCGTCAAGATGCGGCCGAGCTACTGGGGAAGGCACCGAGTCAGATCGGGCACATCGAGACGATGCGCAATCTTCCCTCGGCGGCAGACTTGGAAGTCCTGCTCACGTGGTACGGGCATCCGGAACGCATCGAGTTCTTCCGAGAGCTGCTCAAACGAGCGAAGAAGGGGTGTGACTGGTGGAGCGACTTCCTCGATACTGCGCCCGAGTGGTTCTCGCTGTTCCTGGGGCTGGAATCGTCTGCGGTCCAGATCGACAGCTATGACGGTGAACTACGAAGAAGTTCGGTGTGCGCTTCGTCGTGCGGGGGATGGCGAAAGTCGAGCCGGTCACAGGGGCAGAACACGTGTGTTGAAGCGGCTACCAACGTGTCGGGCTGGGTCGGTGTGCGGGACAGCAAGCTGGGGGAGGCTTCGCCGGTGCTGGCGTTCACCTCGGCGCAGTGGCGGGCGTTCGTGGCCGGTGCCGTGCCGCATCGCTGA
- a CDS encoding 5-(carboxyamino)imidazole ribonucleotide synthase has product MDHRTGTPVVGMIGGGQLARMTHQAGIPLGQSLKVLATSKEEPAALVAPNVEIGHHSDLAALRTFAEGCDAVTFDHEHVPAEHLRTLSAAGVAVHPGPEALLHAQDKLVMRRRIAELGLPVPPFAAVTEVSEVLEFGAEYGWPCVLKTARGGYDGKGVWVLNTPESAKRTVSELLDAQAPLMVEQRVALRRELSALVARSPFGQGAAWPLVETVQSEGICVEVLAPAPNTSEAVTQQAQDLALKIAEELGVVGLLAVELFETEQGLVVNELAMRPHNSGHWTIEGARTSQFEQHLRAVLDYPLGDTGLSAPAVVMGNVLGAPTEPRMVLDERLHHLFARFPQAKVHLYGKAERPGRKLGHVTVLGEEMDEIRRQAKLAAHWLGHGEWPDGYSVH; this is encoded by the coding sequence GTGGACCATCGCACCGGAACTCCAGTTGTCGGCATGATCGGTGGTGGCCAGCTCGCGAGGATGACGCACCAGGCGGGAATCCCACTGGGGCAGTCACTCAAGGTATTGGCCACCTCCAAGGAAGAGCCTGCAGCGCTCGTCGCCCCGAACGTCGAGATCGGCCATCACAGCGACCTGGCCGCTCTGCGCACCTTCGCCGAGGGGTGTGATGCCGTCACTTTCGATCACGAGCACGTCCCCGCCGAGCACCTGCGCACGCTGAGTGCGGCCGGGGTGGCAGTACATCCCGGGCCGGAGGCACTGCTGCACGCGCAGGACAAGTTGGTGATGCGGCGCAGGATCGCCGAACTGGGCCTGCCGGTTCCGCCGTTCGCGGCGGTCACCGAGGTTTCCGAGGTGCTCGAGTTCGGTGCCGAGTACGGCTGGCCGTGCGTGCTCAAGACCGCGCGGGGCGGCTATGACGGCAAGGGTGTGTGGGTGCTGAACACGCCGGAGAGCGCGAAGCGCACCGTGTCCGAACTGCTCGACGCGCAGGCGCCGCTGATGGTCGAGCAGCGGGTGGCGCTGCGTCGGGAGCTGTCCGCGCTGGTTGCCCGGTCGCCGTTCGGCCAGGGCGCGGCCTGGCCGCTGGTCGAGACCGTGCAGTCGGAGGGAATCTGTGTCGAGGTGCTGGCTCCCGCTCCGAACACTTCCGAAGCCGTTACCCAGCAGGCCCAGGACCTCGCGCTGAAGATCGCCGAGGAGCTCGGCGTAGTGGGACTGCTCGCGGTCGAGTTGTTCGAGACCGAGCAGGGGCTGGTCGTCAACGAGCTGGCCATGCGACCGCACAACTCCGGGCACTGGACGATCGAGGGGGCGCGGACCTCGCAGTTCGAGCAGCACCTGCGTGCGGTCCTGGACTATCCGCTGGGCGATACCGGTTTGAGCGCTCCCGCCGTGGTCATGGGCAACGTGCTCGGCGCTCCCACCGAACCGCGGATGGTGCTGGACGAGCGGCTGCATCACCTGTTCGCGCGCTTCCCGCAGGCCAAGGTGCATCTGTACGGCAAGGCCGAGCGGCCCGGGCGCAAGCTCGGCCATGTGACGGTGCTGGGCGAGGAGATGGACGAGATCCGGCGACAGGCGAAGCTGGCGGCGCACTGGCTGGGGCACGGCGAGTGGCCCGACGGCTACTCCGTGCACTGA
- a CDS encoding GtrA family protein — MFVVDSVLTHLPQACRRIVVKHRELLKFGIVGATTFFIDTAIFYVLKWTVLEPKPVTAKVFAVLVATIVSYVLNREWSFRERGGRERHHEASLYFLVSGIAVALYAAPLWISRYVLLLQTPYTGRLTEEIADFTSGQIIGLLLGMAFRWWAFRRWVFPDDGEPPRQSGEPPSPRSETVSSS; from the coding sequence GTGTTCGTCGTCGATTCGGTGCTCACACACCTCCCGCAGGCTTGCCGCAGGATCGTGGTCAAGCATCGCGAGTTGCTCAAGTTCGGGATCGTCGGCGCGACCACGTTCTTCATCGACACGGCCATCTTCTACGTGCTGAAGTGGACCGTTCTCGAACCCAAGCCGGTCACCGCGAAGGTGTTCGCGGTGCTGGTGGCCACCATCGTCTCCTACGTCCTCAACCGCGAGTGGTCCTTCCGCGAACGCGGCGGGCGGGAAAGACACCACGAAGCCTCCCTGTACTTCCTGGTCAGCGGCATCGCCGTGGCTCTGTACGCGGCGCCGCTGTGGATCTCGCGCTATGTGCTGCTGCTGCAGACGCCCTACACCGGCAGGCTGACGGAGGAGATCGCCGACTTCACCTCCGGGCAGATCATCGGCCTGCTGCTCGGCATGGCATTTCGCTGGTGGGCATTCCGCCGGTGGGTCTTTCCCGACGACGGCGAACCCCCGCGTCAGTCGGGCGAGCCTCCGAGCCCCCGCTCCGAGACGGTTTCCTCCAGCTGA
- a CDS encoding ATP-binding protein, producing MRRRVLQATLLAVAVTVLVLGLPLGFSALKVVEDITRSNLSTRAQQIATRLDEQIAAGRPIDLSDVRLVVPDEARLTVHIRGREYVLGPVPGEDPVVETVSMVQSGSVRLAVPSGPVRTRQLQMAGVVLMLAVLSAGTGTLVATLTARRLAEPLRHVAARANRLGAGDFRSDPKRHGVPELDRVADALDASGSALSHLVQRERELIGDVSHQLRSRLTALQLRLETLAETGEEATAEEAAAALEQAERLSGVLDDLLAAATAARARDAEPLDVSNELGDVATEWRELLRSAGRTLRLRVEEGLLARATPARLREAIGVLLDNAVRHGEGPVTLAARHGSGTVVVEVSDSGPGVPEQLVHHVFERGFSAGGSTGVGLALARALVEADGGRLELSSARPAMFEVFLPVARADDVLGMPWKTDSTPR from the coding sequence ATGCGCAGACGGGTGTTGCAGGCGACTCTGCTCGCGGTTGCGGTGACGGTGCTGGTGCTGGGACTGCCGCTGGGTTTCAGCGCGCTGAAAGTTGTCGAGGACATCACCCGCAGCAACCTGTCCACCCGGGCGCAACAGATCGCCACGCGGCTGGACGAGCAGATCGCGGCCGGAAGGCCGATCGACTTGAGCGACGTTCGGCTCGTGGTCCCGGACGAGGCGCGGTTGACGGTGCACATACGCGGCAGGGAGTACGTTCTCGGCCCCGTCCCCGGTGAGGACCCGGTCGTGGAGACGGTGTCCATGGTGCAGAGCGGCAGCGTCCGGCTGGCCGTGCCGAGCGGCCCGGTGCGGACCCGGCAACTGCAGATGGCCGGGGTGGTGCTGATGCTGGCCGTGTTGTCCGCCGGGACGGGGACGCTCGTGGCGACTCTGACGGCGCGGCGGCTCGCCGAGCCGCTCCGGCATGTCGCGGCCCGCGCGAACAGGCTCGGTGCGGGCGATTTCCGGTCGGATCCGAAGCGGCACGGGGTACCCGAGCTCGACCGTGTCGCGGATGCCCTCGATGCCTCGGGGTCCGCGCTTTCACATCTCGTTCAGCGCGAGCGGGAACTCATCGGTGATGTTTCGCACCAACTGCGCAGCCGTCTCACCGCACTTCAGCTACGGCTGGAGACGCTTGCCGAGACCGGCGAGGAGGCGACCGCCGAGGAGGCCGCCGCGGCTCTCGAACAGGCCGAACGACTCTCCGGGGTGCTGGATGACCTGCTTGCCGCCGCGACCGCGGCACGGGCCAGAGACGCGGAGCCGCTCGATGTGTCCAACGAACTCGGCGACGTCGCCACCGAGTGGCGAGAGCTGCTGCGTTCGGCGGGTCGAACGCTGCGCTTGCGCGTCGAGGAGGGACTGCTTGCCCGAGCCACCCCGGCGCGGCTGCGCGAAGCCATTGGTGTGCTGCTGGACAATGCGGTGCGCCATGGTGAGGGGCCGGTCACGCTGGCGGCCCGGCACGGCAGCGGCACCGTCGTCGTCGAGGTCAGTGACAGCGGACCGGGGGTCCCGGAGCAGCTCGTCCACCACGTGTTCGAGCGGGGATTCTCGGCGGGCGGCTCGACCGGAGTGGGTCTGGCACTGGCGCGGGCTCTCGTCGAGGCGGACGGCGGACGGCTGGAGCTGAGTTCGGCACGGCCCGCGATGTTCGAGGTCTTTCTGCCCGTGGCGCGTGCGGACGATGTTCTCGGAATGCCGTGGAAGACCGACTCCACACCGCGCTGA
- a CDS encoding response regulator transcription factor, with product MSVVLLAEDDPAIAVPLSRALQREGYSVQVLEEGPPTLRAAASGGIDLLVLDLGLPGMDGLEVCRRLRTQGRGVPVLMLTARTDEVDFVVGLDAGADDYVAKPFRLAELMARIRALLRRGAPENLEAGGVRLELTARRVLVDESEVQLANKEFELLRVLMQHAGQVVTREEILDRVWPEPARKGSKTLDMHISWLRRKLGDGNGRADEQRIATVRGVGFRFNVD from the coding sequence GTGAGTGTAGTACTGCTGGCCGAGGACGACCCAGCCATCGCGGTGCCGTTGTCGAGGGCACTGCAGCGAGAGGGCTACTCGGTGCAGGTACTCGAGGAGGGCCCCCCGACACTGCGTGCGGCCGCATCGGGCGGAATCGATCTGCTCGTGCTGGACCTCGGCTTGCCCGGTATGGATGGGCTGGAAGTGTGTCGCAGGCTGCGTACCCAGGGGCGGGGCGTTCCCGTGCTCATGCTCACCGCCCGCACCGACGAGGTCGACTTCGTGGTCGGGCTCGACGCCGGTGCCGACGACTACGTCGCCAAACCGTTCCGGTTGGCCGAACTGATGGCCCGGATTCGTGCGCTGCTGCGGCGCGGGGCGCCGGAGAATCTGGAAGCAGGCGGGGTGCGTCTGGAACTCACTGCCCGCCGGGTGCTGGTCGATGAGAGCGAAGTGCAACTGGCCAACAAGGAGTTCGAACTTCTGCGGGTGCTGATGCAGCACGCCGGGCAGGTCGTGACGCGGGAGGAGATTCTCGACAGGGTCTGGCCGGAACCGGCCCGCAAGGGCAGCAAGACACTGGATATGCACATCTCCTGGTTGCGGCGGAAACTCGGTGACGGCAACGGCCGGGCCGATGAGCAGCGCATCGCCACGGTGCGCGGCGTCGGATTCCGTTTCAACGTCGATTGA
- the hisN gene encoding histidinol-phosphatase encodes MTIADDLELALRLADRADAITAARFRARDLDVHRKPDRTPVTDADIAVEDAVREILTEQRPGDVVAGEERGGAVGDGRAWVLDPIDGTKNFLRGVPAWASLIALVEEGRPVLGVISAPALQRRWWAASGAGAWSTRDGSEPGRISVSGVRDASDAYVSTTNLGEWVQHHSREAYLRLIDACWENRAFGDFWHHCLVAEGAIDLAVEPIINAWDVAAVQILIEEAGGTFTDLAGNPRYDGGNALSSNGHLHSTALRLLGAPAQPS; translated from the coding sequence ATGACGATCGCCGATGACCTCGAACTCGCCCTGCGACTCGCCGACCGCGCCGACGCGATCACCGCCGCCCGGTTCCGCGCACGGGACCTGGACGTCCACCGCAAACCCGACCGCACCCCGGTCACCGACGCCGACATCGCCGTCGAGGACGCGGTGCGCGAGATTCTCACCGAGCAGCGTCCGGGAGACGTCGTAGCAGGTGAGGAACGCGGTGGTGCCGTGGGCGACGGCCGGGCGTGGGTACTCGACCCGATCGACGGGACGAAGAACTTCCTGCGCGGTGTACCGGCGTGGGCGAGCCTGATCGCCCTCGTCGAAGAAGGGCGTCCCGTACTGGGTGTGATCAGCGCGCCCGCCTTGCAACGGCGCTGGTGGGCAGCCTCCGGTGCAGGGGCCTGGAGCACCCGCGACGGAAGCGAACCCGGCCGCATCTCGGTCTCGGGAGTGCGCGATGCCTCGGATGCCTATGTGTCGACGACGAATCTCGGCGAGTGGGTGCAACACCACTCTCGGGAGGCCTACCTGCGGCTGATCGACGCCTGCTGGGAGAACCGCGCATTCGGCGACTTCTGGCACCACTGCCTGGTGGCCGAGGGCGCGATCGACCTGGCCGTCGAGCCGATCATCAACGCCTGGGACGTCGCGGCCGTGCAGATCCTCATCGAGGAGGCCGGAGGGACCTTCACGGACCTGGCCGGAAACCCCCGGTACGACGGCGGCAATGCCCTGTCGTCGAACGGCCACCTGCACTCCACTGCGCTGCGGCTGCTCGGAGCTCCCGCGCAGCCGTCCTGA
- a CDS encoding TNT domain-containing protein: MLHQFPIGHMPVAASRPSKQWSVPEVGDARASPPCFPPRDHPRSDLIVDTGAFARVRTGATGAGSSRRNPPPEGSRQVPGGLVAEYDPLGQLDEIEWERAYVARAGPYGDGRSYVWPASADVPEGGVQPGAAVVLDPGTVVDRIGDDAGRALAAAGTAFALRCLPPEHLDRGYHRYRVLLPLPVWQAITAPWFAQPGGGLRYRTIYAIAELVAMGYLTELPAEQSAEEARTSKASTLRIGTERAEGTGPDEKPSRETPADVQQETQ; the protein is encoded by the coding sequence GTGCTGCATCAGTTTCCCATCGGACACATGCCGGTCGCGGCGAGTCGACCGAGCAAGCAGTGGTCCGTGCCCGAGGTCGGTGACGCGCGTGCTTCCCCGCCGTGCTTTCCTCCTCGGGACCATCCCCGGTCGGATCTGATCGTCGACACCGGTGCCTTCGCGCGTGTGCGCACCGGTGCGACCGGTGCGGGAAGTTCCCGGAGAAATCCGCCTCCCGAGGGGAGCCGGCAGGTTCCGGGAGGCCTCGTCGCCGAGTACGACCCGCTCGGGCAACTCGACGAGATCGAATGGGAACGTGCCTACGTCGCCAGGGCCGGTCCGTACGGCGATGGCCGCTCCTACGTGTGGCCCGCCTCGGCGGACGTGCCGGAAGGTGGGGTGCAGCCCGGTGCGGCGGTGGTCCTGGACCCCGGCACCGTCGTGGATCGGATCGGCGACGATGCGGGCCGGGCACTGGCTGCCGCAGGCACCGCGTTCGCCCTCCGGTGCCTGCCTCCGGAACACCTGGATCGCGGGTACCACCGTTATCGGGTGTTGCTGCCGCTGCCCGTCTGGCAGGCGATCACGGCGCCGTGGTTCGCCCAGCCGGGCGGTGGCCTCCGTTACCGGACGATCTACGCGATCGCCGAACTGGTGGCGATGGGGTATCTTACCGAGCTTCCTGCCGAGCAGAGTGCGGAGGAAGCCCGGACCTCGAAAGCCTCGACCCTGCGCATCGGCACCGAGCGGGCGGAGGGCACGGGACCGGACGAGAAGCCGAGCCGGGAGACGCCGGCGGATGTGCAGCAGGAGACGCAGTGA
- a CDS encoding adenosylcobinamide amidohydrolase, with translation MTLHTVRTRPLLVWRGDRPWLAVSSATHGGGLGPRHWVLNATVASDYDRGDPAEHVAEMAGELGLTGDGVGMLTAVDVRHEVTAIDNGVQATVTTGVGYPIWAAEASLPAGEHVPGVGTINAMCWSPVRLSESALVNAVATVAEAKAQALVQAGVEGTGTCTDAAVVLCPVDGEAEPYGGPRSRVGSALARAVHAAVTAGLRVENPRYRTDDG, from the coding sequence ATGACGTTGCATACCGTGCGGACTCGGCCGCTCCTGGTGTGGCGCGGAGACCGGCCCTGGCTGGCGGTATCGTCCGCCACCCACGGTGGTGGCCTCGGACCGCGACACTGGGTCCTCAACGCCACGGTCGCCTCCGACTACGACCGCGGCGATCCGGCCGAGCATGTGGCGGAAATGGCCGGTGAACTCGGCCTGACCGGTGACGGTGTCGGGATGCTCACCGCTGTCGACGTCCGCCATGAAGTGACCGCGATCGACAACGGTGTCCAGGCGACCGTCACAACCGGTGTCGGGTACCCGATCTGGGCGGCCGAAGCGTCCCTGCCCGCGGGGGAGCACGTTCCCGGTGTGGGCACGATCAACGCGATGTGCTGGTCGCCGGTGCGATTGAGCGAATCGGCCCTGGTCAACGCCGTTGCCACCGTGGCGGAGGCGAAGGCGCAGGCACTGGTACAGGCGGGCGTCGAGGGCACCGGCACCTGCACCGATGCGGCAGTGGTGCTGTGCCCGGTCGATGGCGAGGCCGAACCCTACGGCGGTCCCCGTTCTCGTGTCGGTTCGGCTCTCGCCCGTGCCGTGCATGCCGCGGTCACGGCGGGTCTGCGGGTCGAAAACCCCCGATATCGGACCGACGATGGATGA